In Metarhizium brunneum chromosome 3, complete sequence, a genomic segment contains:
- the ArgJ gene encoding Arginine biosynthesis bifunctional protein ArgJ translates to MKFARAFSTNGVPANKVKFVPTSGTYPKGFSAAGVFCGVKPGNTSKPDIALVTSDRDCAAAAVFTKNKFQAAPVTFSRTLLQRKSNAGLRSVIVNSGNANAVTGIGGLQDAARMAETTDQRVGTENSTIVMSTGVIGQRLPIQKIVDHIPLAIHRAGATHKDWLNCATAICTTDTFPKLMSRPFELPSSPGIEYRIAGMTKGAGMMAPNMATLLAILATDAPIAPGIMTNVLRRAVNRSFNSITVDGDTSTNDTVALLANGAAGGKEVSSEQSPDYDAFQTVLTDFATDLAKYLVRDGEGATKFVTIRVVNSASEESARQVARAIALSPLVKTALYGRDANWGRILCAAGYSLISKPGQPVNDVPEIVPEKTSVSFIPTDGSKELKLLVNGEPEVVDEKRASEILEMEDLEILVSLGTGDESAVHWTCDLSHDYVTINGDYRT, encoded by the exons ATGAAGTTTGCTCGCGCCTTTTCCACCAACGGCGTCCCGGCCAACAAGGTCAAATTTGTCCCTACCTCAGGCACCTATCCCAAGGGCTTCTCAGCCGCCGGTGTCTTCTGTGGCGTGAAGCCGGGGAACACCAGCAAGCCCGACATTGCTCTGGTGACGTCGGATCGCGACTGCGCTGCCgcggccgtcttcaccaaAAACAAGTTCCAGGCTGCTCCCGTCACCTTCAGCCGAACCTTGCTTCAGAGAAAATCCAATGCTGGTCTGCGAAGCGTCATTGTCAACTCGGGCAATGCGAATGCCGTGACCGGCATCGGAGGCCTTCAAGATGCCGCCAGGATGGCCGAGACGACTGACCAGCGGGTCGGCACCGAGAACTCAACAATCGTCATGAGCACAGGAGTCATTGGTCAGAG GCTGCCCATTCAAAAGATTGTCGACCATATTCCCCTGGCCATCCATCGCGCCGGCGCCACCCACAAGGACTGGCTCAACTGCGCAACGGCCATTTGCACAACTGATACCTTCCCAAAGCTCATGTCCAGGCCGTTTGAGctcccttcttctccggGGATCGAGTACCGCATTGCGGGCATGACCAAGGGTGCCGGCATGATGGCGCCCAACATGGCGACgctcttggccatcttggccacggATGCGCCCATTGCCCCCGGCATCATGACCAATGTTCTTCGACGCGCCGTCAACAGGTCCTTCAACTCCATCACCGTGGACGGGGACACCTCCACCAACGATACCGTCGCGCTGTTGGCAAACGGCGCCGCAGGCGGCAAGGAGGTGTCGTCCGAGCAGTCGCCCGACTACGATGCCTTCCAGACGGTACTGACCGACTTTGCCACTGACCTGGCCAAGTACCTTGTccgcgacggcgagggcgccaCCAAGTTTGTCACCATTCGCGTGGTCAACAGCGCGTCTGAAGAATCCGCCCGCCAAGTCGCGCGAGCCATTGCCCTCTCGCCGCTGGTCAAGACTGCGCTCTACGGCAGGGACGCCAACTGGGGCCGTATTCTGTGCGCGGCTGGCTACTCGCTCATCTCCAAGCCCGGGCAGCCTGTCAATGACGTTCCCGAGATTGTCCCCGAGAAGACGAGCGTTTCGTTCATCCCCACCGACGGGTCCAAGGAGCTCAAGCTGCTGGTAAATGGTGAGCCGGAGGTTGTCGATGAGAAGCGGGCGAGCGAGATTCTAGAGATGGAAGACTTGGAGATCCTAGTGTCTCTGGGCACTGGTGATGAGAGTGCCGTGCACTGGACCTGCGACTTGAGCCATGACTATGTTACCATCAATGGTGATTACCGGACCTGA
- the his3_2 gene encoding Imidazoleglycerol-phosphate dehydratase, whose amino-acid sequence MGSPLPVRSAALARDTNETKIQLAINLDGGEFPADTDARLLKATTGHASQSSKSQIISVNTGIGFLDHMLHALAKHAGWSFAINCEGDLHIDDHHTAEDCCIALGYAFNQALGSLAGVARFGYAYAPLDEALSRAVVDLSNRPYSVIDLGLKREWLGKLSTEMVPHCLQSFAQGARVTLHVDCLRGDNDHHRAESAFKALAVAIRMATTRVKGKEGEVPSTKGTLSA is encoded by the exons ATGGGATCCCCCCTCCCCGTCCGATCGGCGGCTCTCGCCCGCGACACCAACGAGACCAAGATCCAActcgccatcaacctcgacggcggcgaatTCCCAGCCGACACGGATGCCCGTCTGCTCAAGGCCACCACCGGCCACGCCTCCCAGTCCAGCAAGTCGCAAATCATCTCCGTGAACACCGGAATCGGCTTCCTCGACCACATGCTCCACGCGCTAGCCAAGCACGCGGGCTGGAGTTTCGCAATCAACTGCGAGGGCGATCTTCACA TTGACGACCACCACACCGCTGAAGACTGCTGCATTGCTCTCGGATACGCCTTCAACCAGGCACTCGGGAGtctcgccggcgtcgcccGGTTCGGATACGCATATGCGCCGCTGGACGAGGCCCTTTcccgcgccgtcgtcgacctgTCCAACCGTCCCTACAGCGTGATTGACCTGGGGTTGAAGCGCGAGTGGCTGGGGAAGCTGAGCACCGAGATGGTTCCTCACTGCCTGCAGAGCTTTGCGCAGGGCGCCCGGGTGACTCTGCACGTCGACTGCCTGCGGGGCGACAATGACCACCACCGGGCCGAGAGTGCGTTCAAGGCCTTGGCTGTGGCTATCAGGATGGCTACGACGAGGGTTAAGGGCAAGGAGGGTGAGGTTCCTAGCACGAAGGGTACACTGAGCGCTTGA
- the cut9 gene encoding Anaphase-promoting complex subunit cut9 produces the protein MEKFLRDWRQDALNKAQYDAAIFIGDKLLALTIIYITSPDDDQDAFWLAQVHFATGNYTRAQAFLSKQDLISRNPSCRYLAGHCLIKQSRYEEALVVLGERNPTHLISNGGSNKRKSQPRHGNRRRDGEVDEEEAANRRFEAAMCFLRGICYAKQNAFDRAKECYKDAVRIDVRCFEAFQQLMKNSLLSPDEEWQFLESLDFDSISVSGDVSSSQEAADFTKMLYTTRLSKYRNPAAFETAYDSLSTHYHLATNPDLQLARADLLYTQCRYQDALAITNAILQEDKYNFSIYPVHLACLYELRMKHLLFLVAHDLADTHPEEPCTWLAVGVYYFAIDKIAEARRYFSKASMMDAHFGPAWIGFAHTFAAEGEHDQAISAYSTAARLFMGTHLPQIFLGMQNHALNNMALAEEFLKTAYGLCKTDPLLLNEMGIVKYHQDRPRDAVQYFEAALDIAEEINSEPGAWVATKTNLGHAYRRLRQFNKALDVFNDVLRLGGKDAAIFSAKGLILMEQNRPEEAVSVLHQALAINPQDSIATELLNKALEETVLADGAAEEEADDLADFESHLDQRKLEAAQRVNGRRAGRGMLDKGKGRVTRRRTLLDDEDKGESMMEMTDEDE, from the exons ATGGAAAAATTCTTGAGGGATTGGCGGCAAGATGCCTTGAACAAAGCCCAGTACGATGCGGCCATTTTTATCGGCGACAAGCTCTTGGCCCTGACCA TCATCTATATCACATCTCCAGACGACGACCAGGACGCTTTTTGGCTCGCCCAAGTCCACTTTGCTACGGGCAACTACACTCGCGCTCAAGCCTTCCTCTCCAAACAGGACCTCATCTCCCGGAACCCATCCTGTCGCTACCTCGCAGGCCACTGCCTTATCAAGCAGTCTCGCTACGAAGAGGCGCTCGTGGTTCTCGGAGAACGGAACCCTACGCACCTGATATCCAACGGCGGGAGCAACAAGCGCAAGTCACAGCCCCGCCACGGCAATCGGCGGCGTGATggcgaggtggacgaggaagaggccgCCAACCGACGATTCGAGGCCGCCATGTGCTTCCTGAGGGGGATATGCTACGCCAAACAAAACGCATTTGATCGAGCCAAGGAATGCTACAAGGACGCTGTGCGGATCGATGTTCGGTGTTTTGAGGCTTTCCAACAGCTGATGAAGAATTCGCTGCTGTCGCCAGACGAAGAATGGCAGTTCCTCGAGAGCTTGGACTTTGACTCGATATCCGTTTCGGGAGACGTATCTTCGTCGCAGGAAGCTGCAGACTTTACCAAGATGCTTTACACTACCAGGCTGTCAAAATACCGAAACCCAGCTGCTTTCGAGACGGCGTACGATTCTCTCTCGACACATTATCATTTAGCCACAAACCCCGACCTTCAACTGGCGCGGGCTGACCTTTTGTACACGCAATGCCGCTACCAGGACGCTCTCGCCATTACCAACGCGATCCTGCAAGAGGACAAGTACAATTTCTCCATTTACCCAGTGCATCTCGCCTGCCTGTACGAGCTCAGAATGAAGCACCTGCTCTTTCTTGTGGCGCATGACCTCGCCGACACACACCCCGAGGAGCCATGCACGTGGTTGGCGGTCGGTGTCTACTATTTTGCGATTGACAAGATTGCGGAAGCCCGTCGATATTTTAGTAAAGCTAGTATGATGGATGCTCATTTCGGACCGGCCTGGATTGGCTTTGCGCACACCTTCGCCGCCGAGGGAGAGCATGACCAGGCCATCTCGGCGTATTCGACCGCCGCACGCCTCTTCATGGGCACTCACTTGCCGCAGATTTTTCTGGGCATGCAAAACCACGCCCTCAACAACATGGCGCTGGCGGAGGAATTCCTCAAGACGGCATACGGTTTGTGCAAGACGGACCCATTGCTGCTCAACGAGATGGGCATTGTCAAGTACCACCAGGACCGTCCCCGAGATGCCGTGCAATACTTTGAGGCGGCTCTTGACATTGCCGAAGAGATCAACAGCGAACCGGGGGCATGGGTTGCCACCAAGACAAACCTGGGCCATGCGTACAGACGACTCCGGCAATTCAATAAGGCGCTGGATGTGTTCAACGACGTGCTAAGGCTGGGCGGTAAGGACGCGGCCATCTTCAGCGCAAAGGGCCTCATCCTGATGGAGCAGAACCGGCCGGAAGAGGCGGTGTCGGTGCTGCATCAGGCGCTAGCCATCAACCCGCAGGACAGCATCGCCACGGAACTCTTGAACAAGGCGCTCGAGGAGACGGTGTTGGCAGATGGCGctgcggaggaggaggcggacgATCTGGCCGATTTCGAAAGCCACCTGGATCAGAGAAAGTTGGAGGCGGCGCAACGAGTCAATGGACGCCGGGCTGGGCGC